One window from the genome of Echinicola vietnamensis DSM 17526 encodes:
- a CDS encoding 6-bladed beta-propeller: MLLLAMRKFFIVISYFLLIACTKESDDKASMTSISLENIKEVRHTKLTLAEAKGLETTSENLMGLKLRIRFSNQKIFIMDEEAKQKSIQVFHQSGKYLGAAIEEGEGPDQVPSIIDFHVSEDDELFVLSGAGDKVAIYQIDENPIQKFEVNYIATSFTKLPNGKYLLYGGYNSPFVQNRIIKLSNKGNLEGTYLPNDYSGKLLPMSERNFYKQGNELFIIESFSDHILTYEHDSLHQVMKIDFGAYAIPKWFWKSDIMESFPKLNEKGFGNIIGVYRGHNLTLAECMIQGTNGVEKELLLIDHKGSPVKVSITDAKTPWLFHPVGIDDKDNLLFITYRSILEQYLKEAGGSETFSLPKKAFDYPILISMTLTS, from the coding sequence ATGCTACTTTTGGCCATGCGAAAGTTTTTTATCGTAATATCCTATTTTCTATTGATAGCCTGTACCAAGGAGAGTGATGATAAAGCATCGATGACTTCGATATCCTTGGAAAATATTAAAGAAGTGAGACATACTAAACTAACATTGGCCGAAGCTAAGGGGTTAGAGACCACTTCTGAAAACCTGATGGGTTTAAAATTAAGAATACGCTTCTCTAATCAAAAGATCTTTATCATGGACGAAGAAGCGAAACAAAAGAGCATTCAGGTATTCCATCAATCTGGCAAGTATCTGGGTGCGGCCATAGAAGAAGGAGAAGGTCCTGACCAAGTTCCCTCCATAATCGATTTTCACGTAAGTGAGGATGATGAACTCTTTGTACTCTCCGGTGCGGGTGATAAAGTCGCCATTTATCAAATCGATGAAAATCCCATTCAAAAATTTGAGGTAAATTACATTGCTACATCATTCACCAAACTTCCTAATGGTAAATACCTCCTTTATGGAGGTTATAATTCCCCCTTCGTCCAAAACAGGATCATCAAACTATCCAACAAAGGCAACCTCGAAGGCACCTACTTACCCAATGACTACAGTGGAAAACTACTGCCTATGAGCGAACGGAATTTTTATAAACAGGGCAATGAGCTTTTCATTATAGAATCATTTAGCGACCATATTCTTACCTATGAGCACGATTCCTTACACCAAGTAATGAAAATTGATTTTGGTGCCTATGCAATCCCCAAATGGTTTTGGAAATCGGACATTATGGAGAGCTTTCCAAAGTTAAATGAAAAAGGTTTCGGAAATATTATCGGTGTCTACCGCGGACACAACCTAACATTGGCGGAATGTATGATTCAAGGCACTAACGGAGTAGAAAAAGAACTTCTTCTGATAGATCATAAAGGCAGCCCTGTTAAAGTTAGTATCACAGATGCAAAAACGCCATGGCTCTTTCATCCTGTCGGTATAGATGATAAGGACAACCTGCTCTTCATTACCTACCGTAGTATCCTTGAGCAATACCTAAAAGAAGCAGGGGGATCCGAAACGTTCTCCCTTCCAAAAAAAGCGTTTGATTATCCAATCCTTATTTCAATGACATTAACTTCCTAA
- the hemE gene encoding uroporphyrinogen decarboxylase has product MQLKNDLLLRAARGEQVERTPVWLMRQAGRILPEYREVRSSVSGFIELAQTPALAAEVTLQPVDLLGVDAAIIFSDILVIPEAMGLPYEMIEKRGPKFPQTVSSAADLNKLRIADGVDDLSYVIEAIKITKKALNGRVPLIGFAGAPWTIFAYMVEGSGSKTFSKSRAMLYQEPVLAERLLDMITKSTINYLKAQIAAGADIVQIFDSWAGILPPDHYQKYALKYISQICDAITEVPVTVFAKGAFFAREEMAKLNCETIGLDWNMGIAESRRLIGDQKTLQGNLDPAALYGSAAEVEAATKRMLDQFGTGRHIANLGHGVYPDIDPEKVKVFINTVKEYSSQLREKV; this is encoded by the coding sequence ATGCAATTGAAGAACGACTTGTTATTGAGAGCGGCCCGCGGCGAGCAGGTGGAACGCACCCCCGTTTGGCTCATGCGCCAGGCCGGCAGGATTTTGCCCGAATACCGGGAAGTACGAAGCAGTGTCAGCGGGTTTATCGAACTCGCCCAGACCCCAGCGCTGGCGGCAGAAGTCACCTTACAACCGGTGGATTTGCTGGGCGTGGATGCGGCCATTATCTTTTCGGACATATTGGTCATTCCGGAAGCCATGGGACTGCCCTATGAGATGATCGAAAAGCGAGGGCCTAAATTCCCCCAAACCGTTTCTTCGGCAGCAGACCTCAACAAATTAAGAATAGCCGATGGCGTAGACGACCTGAGCTATGTCATCGAGGCCATCAAAATCACCAAAAAAGCCTTGAATGGACGTGTGCCCTTGATTGGCTTTGCAGGAGCCCCATGGACGATTTTTGCCTATATGGTCGAAGGATCAGGAAGTAAGACCTTCTCAAAATCCCGCGCCATGCTATACCAGGAGCCAGTACTTGCCGAGCGTCTGCTGGACATGATTACCAAGTCCACTATCAATTACCTGAAAGCACAAATTGCTGCCGGAGCGGATATTGTCCAGATCTTTGACAGCTGGGCAGGCATTTTACCGCCAGACCATTATCAAAAATATGCCCTAAAATACATTTCTCAAATCTGTGACGCCATCACAGAAGTGCCCGTAACGGTATTTGCCAAAGGCGCATTCTTTGCACGAGAGGAGATGGCCAAACTGAACTGTGAAACCATCGGGCTGGACTGGAACATGGGCATTGCCGAATCCAGAAGACTTATCGGCGACCAAAAGACCCTTCAGGGCAACCTTGATCCTGCTGCACTGTACGGCTCCGCTGCCGAGGTGGAAGCAGCTACGAAAAGGATGCTGGACCAATTTGGCACGGGGCGGCACATCGCTAACCTGGGCCATGGCGTATATCCAGATATCGACCCCGAAAAAGTAAAGGTATTCATCAATACCGTCAAAGAGTATAGCAGCCAGCTTAGGGAAAAAGTATAA